One genomic region from Falco rusticolus isolate bFalRus1 chromosome 19, bFalRus1.pri, whole genome shotgun sequence encodes:
- the LOC119159260 gene encoding putative small proline-rich protein 5 codes for MCSRRSCHSHETSCHESHSSCHDSGLSCHDSRPSCHDSRPSCHDSRPSCHYTIQRQPVQKYNYVTPCCPPVQTYCPPVQRYCPPMQSYCPPVQRYCPPAPYCPQYTKNICKLPPTYPKY; via the coding sequence ATGTGCTCCCGCAGGTCCTGCCACAGCCACGAAACCTCCTGCCACGAATCCCACTCCTCCTGCCATGACTCAGGGCTCTCCTGCCATGACTCCCGGCCCTCCTGCCATGACTCCAGGCCCTCCTGCCATGACTCCCGGCCCTCCTGCCATTACACCATCCAGAGGCAGCCCGTGCAGAAGTACAACTACGTGACGCCCTGCTGCCCCCCGGTGCAGACCTATTGCCCCCCTGTGCAGCGCTATTGCCCCCCCATGCAGAGCTATTGCCCCCCGGTGCAGCGCTATTGCCCCCCGGCCCCCTACTGCCCCCAGTACACCAAGAACATCTGCAAGCTGCCACCGACGTACCCCAAGTACTAG